A portion of the Meriones unguiculatus strain TT.TT164.6M chromosome 11, Bangor_MerUng_6.1, whole genome shotgun sequence genome contains these proteins:
- the Prr35 gene encoding proline-rich protein 35, protein MSREAGSCRVGTGTRARSRKPKKPHYIPRPWGKPYNYKCFQCPFTCLEKSHLYNHMKYSLCKDSLSLLLDSPDWACRRAPPSPRPQVPTPNCSTGFSDTSSKPTEPALIVTDSLSQHRCVRGPKPGSEESSGSLPPLARAIQKGPGSSGLLAESWKPGLSSGMMSGSLGAIASAGSESTVPCYPPPAQGEFPEAQSLHLSLLGVNYPLGPGLFSYLGPSLAAAAAHMPFLASASPLLPPTAFPAPQAPERPGLAPRLYYPLLLEHSLGQAASRAAPAKSSVLLKGPPGALAAPGMLKVPVPGLGRPWPHDASRDAGHEGELDRVAQSNPQKRLPLGNMPELPKVPLNLAKFGCQNSLPTGSSLILWPEDKEPGDPKAAGPDVHLLQQPQGQVLASPVPVGEDLTEAFGDYARVEQRLGQLGPAGGLAPRPLREQLGKIRRELFTIHQALARAARPPDTPLDLSVKRVPTKGTEAPAESWGLLDPGPMLARGTSKPSSVLGPVLEPFSNRTTKCEADSSVPPPVLPLQAPEEHGIPGSGWGNHLGAGSSQTSKDNPNLQILPGADVCPQPP, encoded by the exons ATGTCTCGAGAGGCAGGCTCATGCCGAGTGGGCACTGGGACAAGGGCACGGTCACGGAAGCCCAAGAAGCCACACTACATCCCACGGCCCTGGGGCAAACCCTATAACTACAAGTGCTTCCAGTGTCCTTTCACCTGCCTGGAGAAGTCCCACCTCTACAACCACATGAAGTACAGCCTCTGCAAAGACTCCCTCTCCCTACTGCTAGACTCCCCTGACTGGGCATGCCGCCGTGCGCCCCCATCGCCCAGGCCTCAGGTGCCCACCCCCAACTGTTCCACAGGCTTCTCAGACACTAGCAGCAAACCTACTGAGCCAGCTCTCATTGTCACTGACAGCCTTTCCCAGCACCGTTGTGTCAGAGGCCCCAAACCTGGATCAGAGGAGTCCTCAGGGTCACTGCCCCCTCTGGCTAGAGCCATCCAGAAGGGTCCAGGCAGCAGTGGCCTCTTGGCAGAGTCATGGAAGCCGGGACTGAGTAGTGGTATGATGAGTGGGTCTCTAGGGGCCATAGCCTCGGCAGGCTCTGAGAGCACTGTCCCCTGCTACCCACCTCCTGCCCAGGGGGAGTTCCCTGAAGCCCAGAGCCTCCACCTATCATTGCTGGGTGTCAACTACCCtcttggcccaggcctcttctccTATCTGGGGCCCTCACTGGCAGCAGCTGCAGCCCACATGCCCTTCTTGGCCTCGGCAAGCCCCTTGCTGCCCCCGACAGCCTTCCCAGCCCCACAGGCACCTGAGCGTCCAGGCCTGGCTCCCCGCCTCTACTACCCACTGCTGCTGGAGCACAGCTTAGGACAGGCAGCAAGCAGAGCTGCCCCAGCCAAGTCCTCTGTGCTCCTCAAGGGGCCTCCTGGGGCTCTGGCTGCTCCTGGGATGCTAAAGGTGCCTGTGCCAGGGCTGGGGAGACCCTGGCCCCATGATGCTTCCAGAGATGCTGGGCATGAAGGAGAGCTGGACCGAGTGGCTCAGAGCAACCCGCAGAAGAGGCTGCCCCTAGGCAACATGCCTGAGCTCCCAAAGGTCCCCCTGAACCTGGCAAAATTTGGCTGTCAGAACAG CCTGCCGACAGGctcctccctgatcctctggcctgAGGACAAGGAGCCAGGTGACCCTAAAGCCGCAGGCCCTGATGTCCACCTTCTACAGCAGCCACAAGGCCAAGTGCTAGCAAGTCCAGTCCCAGTGGGAGAGGACCTGACCGAGGCCTTTGGTGACTATGCCAGGGTGGAGCAGCGCTTGGGGCAGCTGGGACCGGCTGGGGGTCTAGCCCCCAGACCTCTACGAGAGCAGCTTGGCAAGATCCGCCGCGAACTGTTCACCATCCATCAGGCGTTGGCCCGGGCAGCTCGCCCACCGGACACACCCTTGGACCTCTCAGTGAAGCGGGTGCCTACCAAGGGAACTGAGGCACCTGCAGAGTCCTGGGGGCTGCTTGATCCAGGCCCCATGCTGGCAAGGGGGACCTCCAAGCCCTCCAGCGTATTAGGCCCTGTGCTTGAGCCTTTCTCAAACCGTACCACCAAGTGTGAGGCTGACTCCAGTGTCCCACCTCCTGTCCTCCCCCTCCAGGCCCCTGAGGAACATGGAATTCCTGGTAGTGGCTGGGGCAATCATCTTGGAGCTGGCAGCTCTCAGACCTCTAAAGATAACCCGAACTTGCAGATCCTCCCCGGTGCTGACGTCTGTCCGCAGCCACCTTAG
- the Nhlrc4 gene encoding NHL-repeat-containing protein 4, with protein sequence MLGLEGPCWVGPGPDGGLAVSEEFGDVQLFGSAYQPLGSLGTLTGHRFGHPAGVCSDTEGSIIVADEQRHQVTLFPRVGPPKCLQLEGLERPLGMACAPQGQLVVADAGGNCIKVYQYLGEMA encoded by the coding sequence ATGCTAGGTCTGGAGGGTCCCTGTTGGGTAGGTCCAGGGCCTGATGGGGGCCTTGCTGTGAGTGAAGAGTTTGGAGATGTGCAGCTGTTTGGCAGTGCCTATCAGCCTCTGGGTTCCCTAGGAACCCTGACTGGGCATAGATTTGGCCATCCAGCAGGTGTGTGCTCTGACACAGAAGGTAGCATTATTGTGGCTGATGAGCAGAGACATCAAGTGACTCTGTTTCCCCGGGTTGGGCCACCCAAATGCTTGCAGTTGGAAGGACTAGAGAGGCCCTTGGGTATGGCCTGTGCACCCCAGGGCCAACTGGTGGTGGCAGATGCAGGGGGCAACTGCATCAAGGTGTACCAGTATCTTGGGGAGATGGCCTAA